The following coding sequences are from one Clostridia bacterium window:
- a CDS encoding dockerin type I repeat-containing protein, protein MKNTAKKSLAVLLTACMLLAVVCSLGSVSIIASAAHPDYYEFVEMPGFGVWTDEELATLYEEYTAAPVHSTENLPEGVDDAVKFTITSVDKTWGSATINSGNLRNKNTATQEPGFSWGAMSLPGGKSIVGDKTFADSDGICFWVGGAGGRYEGKMKMQMFLAECRGPFYDYNKGLDDGTNELGDAPIGYRYESTSKGTDADGYIFFDFDEDFRQVDWWATDDDGINQSVSIFGETNLKPIPEKVRETMNGITVCFLNVSVGTEIYIADIKGYKDTRVFVDSLDDAISRFDSLNPDAYTEASYMAATEVYLEAVEMFTSGDEFTQTEIDFAARRLNCAIDGLDPMFPAKSSTEIAGFEVWDDDDLLEMADGGVCTDVAYFEEAEDGTDIVIISTASTGAPDYGWSRFISAIDGGGSYEAVKNPFGADLSNTAGFCFTLKYEGTYQPTDIQLGVGVTDGPYFIAANPDVKFPEAPEREGLVSVAWSAFYDEEDDEDIYDWLDQLDYFELRLADSTQEQFRIRDLYAFEWAINDADFAPAAEAAEAARAELEELGETNFYPAGWEEYVAAIDKAAMLPDVYGATDEDVVDAVSAIETARNALVPIGSADYGKMKDLHETYKAAGAFWYGNYTLSAGTKLNRAIDAYARVMDTAISNEDADELLADFQSAVTGLKAISPKTINDTAIYSFEDYTPFDLDYCMAYRSSGVAYSLAENSDGVQALSMKVLRYIAAGDDAAMRFYPFFNDYLTRPLKKSALVGDLSKITGFFFDVEVNDLSLTKDALLTFGVLNRTADKHFNKCADTVRIPASGKGRVYVPINSLLVTPDDSTGSIALNNIDGYYFEVTGEVCEGFEIKITNICAYTGTTNAVPEAPEILNVTEGEDYEAGFIPQWSDGVALLDGEYYVFGTPIVYNGGHKLTVGTGANSTEVNFTISGGVEPPAPANKKGDPTGNGKIEVDDALAALRVAAKLAEPTPELLATCDIDGNGKIEVDDALAILRVAAKLADETSLG, encoded by the coding sequence ATGAAGAACACCGCGAAAAAGAGCTTGGCGGTACTGCTTACCGCCTGCATGCTGCTCGCCGTTGTCTGCTCGCTCGGAAGCGTGAGCATAATAGCTTCGGCGGCGCATCCCGACTATTATGAATTCGTTGAGATGCCCGGCTTCGGCGTCTGGACCGACGAGGAGCTGGCGACGCTCTACGAGGAGTACACCGCTGCGCCCGTGCACAGCACGGAGAACCTGCCGGAAGGCGTCGACGACGCGGTGAAATTCACGATCACGAGCGTCGATAAGACCTGGGGATCCGCGACGATAAACTCCGGCAATCTCCGCAACAAGAACACCGCAACGCAGGAACCGGGATTCTCCTGGGGCGCAATGAGTCTTCCCGGCGGCAAGAGCATCGTCGGCGACAAGACTTTTGCCGACAGCGACGGCATCTGCTTCTGGGTAGGCGGAGCCGGCGGCAGATACGAGGGCAAGATGAAGATGCAGATGTTCCTCGCGGAATGCAGAGGCCCGTTCTATGACTACAACAAGGGTCTTGACGACGGAACTAACGAGCTCGGCGACGCTCCGATCGGCTACAGATACGAGAGTACCAGCAAGGGCACCGACGCCGACGGCTATATCTTCTTCGACTTTGACGAGGACTTCAGACAGGTCGACTGGTGGGCGACTGACGACGACGGTATCAACCAGAGCGTCAGCATCTTCGGCGAAACCAACCTGAAACCCATCCCCGAGAAAGTCAGGGAGACAATGAACGGTATCACGGTCTGCTTCCTTAACGTCTCCGTCGGCACCGAGATCTACATTGCCGACATTAAGGGATATAAAGACACCCGTGTTTTCGTCGACAGTCTCGACGACGCGATATCCCGTTTCGATTCTCTCAATCCCGACGCTTACACCGAGGCGTCATATATGGCCGCCACCGAGGTCTACCTCGAGGCCGTTGAAATGTTCACAAGCGGCGACGAATTCACCCAGACGGAGATCGACTTCGCGGCGCGCAGACTCAATTGCGCCATAGACGGGCTTGATCCGATGTTCCCCGCCAAGTCTTCTACCGAGATCGCCGGCTTTGAAGTCTGGGACGATGACGATCTGCTCGAAATGGCCGACGGCGGCGTCTGCACGGACGTTGCCTATTTCGAGGAAGCCGAAGACGGCACGGATATTGTTATCATCAGCACCGCGAGCACCGGCGCTCCCGATTATGGCTGGAGCCGATTCATCTCCGCTATTGACGGCGGCGGCTCGTACGAAGCGGTGAAGAATCCCTTCGGCGCCGACTTGAGCAATACCGCCGGTTTCTGCTTCACCCTCAAATATGAAGGGACCTATCAGCCCACCGACATTCAGCTCGGTGTCGGCGTCACTGACGGCCCGTATTTCATTGCCGCCAATCCCGACGTCAAATTCCCCGAGGCACCCGAGAGAGAGGGCCTCGTCAGCGTCGCGTGGTCCGCGTTCTATGACGAGGAGGACGACGAGGATATCTACGATTGGCTCGATCAGCTTGACTACTTTGAACTGCGTCTTGCCGATTCTACGCAGGAGCAGTTCCGAATCAGAGACCTTTATGCATTCGAGTGGGCGATAAACGATGCCGACTTTGCCCCCGCCGCCGAGGCGGCCGAAGCCGCGAGAGCTGAGCTTGAAGAGCTCGGCGAAACCAATTTCTACCCCGCCGGCTGGGAAGAATACGTCGCCGCCATCGATAAAGCGGCGATGTTGCCCGACGTCTACGGCGCTACCGACGAAGACGTCGTCGATGCGGTCTCTGCGATCGAAACCGCGCGCAACGCGCTTGTCCCGATCGGATCCGCTGACTACGGCAAGATGAAGGATCTGCACGAGACCTACAAGGCCGCTGGCGCTTTCTGGTACGGCAACTACACACTTTCCGCAGGCACCAAACTCAACAGAGCCATCGATGCTTATGCGAGAGTTATGGATACCGCTATCAGCAATGAAGACGCCGACGAGCTGCTTGCCGATTTCCAGTCCGCCGTAACGGGTCTCAAGGCGATCAGCCCCAAGACGATCAACGACACGGCGATTTATTCCTTTGAGGATTACACGCCCTTCGATCTCGACTACTGTATGGCGTACCGTTCCTCCGGCGTCGCCTACTCGCTCGCCGAGAACTCCGACGGCGTCCAGGCACTTTCGATGAAGGTGCTCAGATACATCGCCGCCGGCGACGATGCCGCCATGAGATTCTATCCTTTCTTTAACGACTACCTTACCCGTCCGCTGAAGAAGTCCGCGCTGGTCGGCGACCTGAGCAAGATAACCGGTTTCTTCTTCGACGTCGAGGTCAACGACCTCTCGCTGACGAAGGACGCGCTTCTGACCTTCGGCGTGCTGAACCGCACCGCCGATAAGCACTTCAACAAGTGCGCCGACACGGTTCGCATCCCTGCGTCCGGCAAGGGCAGGGTATACGTACCGATCAACTCGCTGCTCGTCACTCCGGACGACAGCACCGGCTCCATCGCGCTGAACAATATCGACGGTTATTACTTCGAGGTCACCGGCGAGGTCTGCGAAGGGTTCGAGATCAAGATTACGAACATCTGCGCATACACCGGCACGACCAACGCCGTTCCGGAAGCGCCCGAGATCCTCAACGTCACCGAGGGCGAGGATTACGAAGCCGGCTTCATTCCGCAGTGGAGCGACGGCGTTGCGCTGCTTGACGGCGAGTATTACGTCTTCGGAACACCGATCGTCTATAACGGCGGACACAAGCTCACCGTCGGCACCGGCGCAAACAGCACCGAGGTCAACTTCACGATTTCCGGCGGCGTCGAGCCCCCGGCTCCCGCGAACAAGAAGGGCGACCCGACCGGCAACGGCAAGATCGAAGTCGATGACGCGCTTGCCGCGCTCCGCGTTGCGGCGAAGCTCGCGGAACCCACACCCGAGCTCCTCGCGACCTGCGACATTGACGGCAACGGCAAAATCGAGGTCGACGACGCGCTTGCGATCCTCCGCGTCGCAGCGAAGCTGGCGGACGAGACTTCTCTCGGATAA
- the purE gene encoding 5-(carboxyamino)imidazole ribonucleotide mutase: MLKVGIIMGSAGDLEKVAPAAKTLKEFGVPYEAKVLSAHRTPDEAAAFAASARENGFGALICAAGKAAHLAGAVAARTTLPVIGIPVKTSALEGMDALLSTVQMPAGMPVATVAIDGAVNAALLAVQILAVTDASLAAKLEAKRAADREKILAAELDI; the protein is encoded by the coding sequence ATGTTGAAGGTCGGTATCATAATGGGCAGTGCCGGAGATCTCGAGAAGGTCGCGCCGGCGGCGAAAACGCTGAAAGAGTTCGGCGTCCCGTACGAAGCGAAGGTGCTCTCCGCGCACCGCACTCCCGACGAAGCCGCCGCGTTCGCGGCATCCGCGCGCGAAAACGGCTTCGGAGCGCTCATCTGCGCCGCGGGCAAGGCCGCGCATCTCGCCGGCGCCGTCGCCGCGAGAACGACGCTTCCGGTCATCGGCATACCCGTTAAGACGTCCGCGCTCGAGGGCATGGACGCGCTGCTTTCCACCGTGCAGATGCCGGCGGGAATGCCCGTCGCCACCGTCGCCATCGACGGCGCGGTCAACGCCGCGCTGCTCGCCGTCCAGATCCTCGCCGTCACCGACGCCTCCCTCGCCGCGAAGCTTGAGGCGAAGCGCGCCGCCGACCGCGAAAAGATCCTCGCGGCCGAACTCGATATATAA
- a CDS encoding phosphoribosylaminoimidazolesuccinocarboxamide synthase yields the protein MEKLQQLYEGKAKKVFTTENPDLLIVSYKDDATAFNGEKKGTIVGKGVVNNRVTNRLMKYLEANGVPTHFVEELNDRETLVKRVKIVPLEVIVRNIAAGSLAKRLGLEEGTPMKRTVLEYCYKDDALGDPMVNEYHILAMEYATEEELKLIAGYSLRINELLGSFFEKLGVRLIDFKLEYGRTSDGSIVLADEISPDTCRFWDIATGMKLDKDRFRRDLGGVEDAYNEILKRVFSE from the coding sequence ATGGAAAAGCTTCAGCAGCTCTATGAAGGCAAGGCCAAAAAGGTCTTTACCACCGAGAACCCCGACCTGCTCATCGTCAGCTACAAAGACGACGCCACCGCCTTCAACGGCGAGAAAAAGGGCACCATTGTCGGCAAGGGCGTGGTCAACAACCGCGTCACCAACCGCCTGATGAAATACCTCGAGGCCAACGGCGTCCCCACTCACTTCGTGGAGGAGCTGAACGACCGCGAAACTCTCGTCAAGCGCGTTAAGATCGTTCCGCTCGAGGTCATCGTGCGCAACATCGCCGCCGGCTCGCTCGCGAAGCGCCTCGGGCTCGAGGAGGGAACTCCGATGAAGCGCACCGTGCTCGAATACTGCTACAAGGACGACGCGCTCGGCGACCCGATGGTGAACGAGTATCACATTCTCGCGATGGAATACGCCACCGAGGAGGAGCTGAAGCTCATCGCCGGCTACTCGCTGCGCATCAACGAGCTGCTCGGCAGCTTCTTCGAGAAGCTCGGCGTGCGGCTGATAGACTTCAAGCTCGAATACGGCCGCACCTCCGACGGCAGCATCGTGCTCGCGGACGAGATCTCGCCCGACACCTGCCGCTTCTGGGATATCGCCACCGGCATGAAGCTCGATAAAGACCGCTTCCGCAGAGATCTCGGCGGCGTCGAGGACGCTTATAACGAGATACTGAAGCGCGTTTTCTCGGAGTAA
- a CDS encoding amidophosphoribosyltransferase, whose translation MFDKIHEECGVFGVYADKKTDVAGLCYYGLFALQHRGQESCGIYVNDDGVINGYKAAGIVNDVFTRPVLESLGQGSMALGHVRYGTAGSSGNKNAQPVQINHIKGSMALAYNGNIANAMALREKLESTGSIFHTTGDAEVIAYVVTRERMNAPSIEAAVSATMKQLVGAYSILLMSPRKLVAARDPMGFHPLCIGRKDGMYVVASETCALDSVGAKFLRDVEPGEIVIIDEDGVRSDKSNCIEGKKSLCVFEFVYFARPDSVVDGSSVHIARRRAGAMLALRHPVNADVVIGTPDSGIDAAIGYANESGIPYAVGLIKNKYIGRTFIDIGQDYRMDRVKIKLNAVSAVVKDKRVILVDDSIVRGTTSARIVKMLKDAGAKEVHLRISSPPFLYPCYFGTDIDSQDVLIACKHPVEEIAKIVVADSLGYLAIEDMPKLAYNTKLEICDACFTGEYPIDVPKEQKSFRFEKKISE comes from the coding sequence ATGTTCGACAAGATCCATGAGGAATGCGGAGTATTCGGCGTCTACGCCGACAAAAAGACCGACGTCGCGGGGCTTTGCTACTACGGCCTCTTCGCCCTGCAGCACAGAGGGCAGGAGAGCTGCGGTATCTACGTCAACGACGACGGCGTGATAAACGGCTACAAGGCCGCCGGCATCGTCAACGACGTCTTCACGCGTCCGGTGCTCGAATCGCTCGGGCAGGGCAGTATGGCGCTCGGCCACGTCCGCTACGGCACCGCCGGCAGCAGCGGAAACAAGAATGCGCAGCCCGTGCAGATAAATCACATCAAAGGGTCGATGGCGCTCGCGTACAACGGCAATATCGCCAACGCCATGGCGCTGCGCGAAAAGCTTGAGAGTACCGGCTCTATCTTCCACACCACCGGCGACGCCGAGGTCATCGCTTACGTCGTTACAAGGGAGAGGATGAACGCCCCCTCGATCGAAGCCGCGGTCTCCGCCACTATGAAACAGCTCGTAGGCGCGTATTCGATCCTGCTCATGTCGCCGCGCAAGCTCGTCGCCGCTCGCGATCCCATGGGCTTCCACCCGCTCTGCATCGGTCGGAAGGACGGGATGTACGTCGTCGCCTCCGAGACCTGCGCGCTCGACTCCGTCGGCGCGAAGTTCCTCCGCGACGTCGAGCCGGGCGAGATCGTGATAATAGATGAAGACGGCGTCCGCTCCGACAAGAGCAACTGCATAGAAGGCAAAAAATCGCTCTGCGTTTTCGAATTCGTATACTTCGCGCGTCCCGACTCGGTCGTCGACGGCAGCTCGGTGCATATCGCGCGCCGCCGCGCGGGCGCGATGCTTGCCCTGCGCCATCCCGTCAACGCCGACGTCGTCATCGGCACGCCGGACAGCGGCATAGACGCCGCGATCGGCTACGCGAACGAATCCGGCATCCCCTACGCCGTCGGGCTCATCAAGAATAAGTACATCGGCAGGACGTTTATAGACATCGGCCAGGACTACCGCATGGACCGCGTCAAGATCAAGCTTAACGCCGTCTCCGCGGTCGTTAAGGACAAGCGCGTCATCCTCGTCGACGACAGCATCGTGCGCGGCACCACCAGCGCCCGCATCGTCAAGATGCTGAAGGACGCGGGCGCGAAAGAGGTGCATCTGCGCATCTCCTCGCCGCCGTTCCTCTATCCCTGCTACTTCGGCACGGATATCGACTCGCAGGACGTGCTGATCGCCTGCAAGCATCCGGTCGAAGAGATCGCGAAGATCGTCGTCGCCGACTCGCTCGGCTACCTCGCGATAGAGGATATGCCCAAGCTCGCGTACAACACCAAGCTCGAGATATGCGACGCCTGCTTCACCGGCGAATACCCGATAGACGTCCCGAAGGAGCAGAAGAGCTTCCGTTTCGAGAAAAAGATTTCGGAGTGA